The Oncorhynchus tshawytscha isolate Ot180627B linkage group LG05, Otsh_v2.0, whole genome shotgun sequence genome includes a window with the following:
- the LOC121846501 gene encoding uncharacterized protein LOC121846501 isoform X2: protein MEKFFAILTGNTLGSHKEINRRLTTKGLTKVKSSAESDVIIAFCPIVSRAGTDIEAALQQIPAGKSTILVVLHHTFNPDYTVPDSSRLVTRGDVKLTVDCLFHESQGLLECHRNEAAVKEIVNIILPMNDWEIVEASEASEALEHKILEQDFPKELKMEKFFAILTGNTLGSHEEINRRLTTKGLTKVTSSAESDVIIAFCPIVSRAGTDIEAALQQIPAGKPTIFVVKHHTFNPDYTVPDSSRLVTREDVKLTVDCLFHESQGLLECLHNEAAFKEIVNIILPMNDWEIVEASEASEALEHKILQDSPKAGKPVILVVLHHTFNPDYTVPDSSRLVTREDVILTVDCLFHESQGLLECHRNEAAVKEILKKLNIHPEIAVSPVDPCIIWRLAKDWLARVTESYINHCNS from the exons ATGGAGAAGTTCTTTGCCATTCTGACTGGGAATACTCTGGGGTCTCATAAGGAAATAAATCGCCGGCTCACTACAAAAGGTTTAACGAAGGTGAAGTCATCGGCGGAGAGTGATGTCATCATTGCTTTCTGTCCCATTGTCTCTCGTGCCGGGACTGATATTGAAGCAGCACTGCAGCAGATTCCTG CTGGTAAATCTACCATTTTGGTAGTACTGCATCACACCTTCAACCCAGACTACACTGTACCTGACAGCAGCAGACTAGTGACCAGAGGTGATGTAAAACTCACAGTGGACTGTCTCTTCCATGAGAGCCAGGGACTATTGGAGTGTCATCGCAATGAAGCAGCAGTCAAAGAGATTGTGAACATAATACTGCCAATG AATGACTGGGAGATTGTTGAAGCCAGTGAAGCCAGTGAAGCCCTTGAGCATAAAATCTTGGAG CAGGATTTTCCAAAAG AGTTGAAGATGGAGAAGTTCTTTGCCATTCTGACTGGGAATACTCTGGGGTCTCATGAGGAAATAAATCGCCGGCTCACTACAAAAGGTTTAACGAAGGTGACGTCATCGGCGGAGAGTGATGTCATCATTGCTTTCTGTCCCATTGTCTCTCGTGCCGGGACTGATATTGAAGCAGCACTGCAGCAGATTCCTG CTGGTAAACCTACCATTTTTGTAGTGAAGCATCACACCTTCAACCCAGACTACACTGTACCTGACAGCAGCAGACTAGTGACCAGAGAGGATGTAAAACTCACAGTGGACTGTCTCTTCCATGAGAGCCAGGGACTATTGGAGTGTCTTCACAATGAAGCAGCATTCAAAGAGATTGTGAACATAATACTGCCAATG AATGACTGGGAGATTGTTGAAGCCAGTGAAGCCAGTGAAGCCCTTGAGCATAAAATCTTG CAGGATTCTCCAAAAG CTGGTAAACCTGTCATTCTGGTAGTACTGCATCACACCTTCAACCCAGACTACACTGTACCTGACAGCAGCAGACTAGTGACCAGAGAGGATGTAATACTCACAGTGGACTGTCTCTTCCATGAGAGCCAGGGACTATTGGAGTGTCATCGCAATGAAGCAGCAGTCAAAGAGATTCTGAAGAAGCTTAATATACATCCTGAG ATTGCAGTTTCTCCCGTTGACCCTTGTATCATCTGGCG GTTGGCAAAAGATTGGTTGGCCAGAGTGACTGAGTCTTACATCAACCACTGCAACAGTTGA
- the LOC121846501 gene encoding uncharacterized protein LOC121846501 isoform X5 gives MEKFFAILTGNTLGSHKEINRRLTTKGLTKVKSSAESDVIIAFCPIVSRAGTDIEAALQQIPAGKSTILVVLHHTFNPDYTVPDSSRLVTRGDVKLTVDCLFHESQGLLECHRNEAAVKEIVNIILPMNDWEIVEASEASEALEHKILEQDFPKELKMEKFFAILTGNTLGSHEEINRRLTTKGLTKVTSSAESDVIIAFCPIVSRAGTDIEAALQQIPAGKPTIFVVKHHTFNPDYTVPDSSRLVTREDVKLTVDCLFHESQGLLECLHNEAAFKEIVNIILPMNDWEIVEASEASEALEHKILDSPKAGKPVILVVLHHTFNPDYTVPDSSRLVTREDVILTVDCLFHESQGLLECHRNEAAVKEILKKLNIHPEIAVSPVDPCIIWRLAKDWLARVTESYINHCNS, from the exons ATGGAGAAGTTCTTTGCCATTCTGACTGGGAATACTCTGGGGTCTCATAAGGAAATAAATCGCCGGCTCACTACAAAAGGTTTAACGAAGGTGAAGTCATCGGCGGAGAGTGATGTCATCATTGCTTTCTGTCCCATTGTCTCTCGTGCCGGGACTGATATTGAAGCAGCACTGCAGCAGATTCCTG CTGGTAAATCTACCATTTTGGTAGTACTGCATCACACCTTCAACCCAGACTACACTGTACCTGACAGCAGCAGACTAGTGACCAGAGGTGATGTAAAACTCACAGTGGACTGTCTCTTCCATGAGAGCCAGGGACTATTGGAGTGTCATCGCAATGAAGCAGCAGTCAAAGAGATTGTGAACATAATACTGCCAATG AATGACTGGGAGATTGTTGAAGCCAGTGAAGCCAGTGAAGCCCTTGAGCATAAAATCTTGGAG CAGGATTTTCCAAAAG AGTTGAAGATGGAGAAGTTCTTTGCCATTCTGACTGGGAATACTCTGGGGTCTCATGAGGAAATAAATCGCCGGCTCACTACAAAAGGTTTAACGAAGGTGACGTCATCGGCGGAGAGTGATGTCATCATTGCTTTCTGTCCCATTGTCTCTCGTGCCGGGACTGATATTGAAGCAGCACTGCAGCAGATTCCTG CTGGTAAACCTACCATTTTTGTAGTGAAGCATCACACCTTCAACCCAGACTACACTGTACCTGACAGCAGCAGACTAGTGACCAGAGAGGATGTAAAACTCACAGTGGACTGTCTCTTCCATGAGAGCCAGGGACTATTGGAGTGTCTTCACAATGAAGCAGCATTCAAAGAGATTGTGAACATAATACTGCCAATG AATGACTGGGAGATTGTTGAAGCCAGTGAAGCCAGTGAAGCCCTTGAGCATAAAATCTTG GATTCTCCAAAAG CTGGTAAACCTGTCATTCTGGTAGTACTGCATCACACCTTCAACCCAGACTACACTGTACCTGACAGCAGCAGACTAGTGACCAGAGAGGATGTAATACTCACAGTGGACTGTCTCTTCCATGAGAGCCAGGGACTATTGGAGTGTCATCGCAATGAAGCAGCAGTCAAAGAGATTCTGAAGAAGCTTAATATACATCCTGAG ATTGCAGTTTCTCCCGTTGACCCTTGTATCATCTGGCG GTTGGCAAAAGATTGGTTGGCCAGAGTGACTGAGTCTTACATCAACCACTGCAACAGTTGA
- the LOC121846501 gene encoding uncharacterized protein LOC121846501 isoform X4 encodes MEKFFAILTGNTLGSHKEINRRLTTKGLTKVKSSAESDVIIAFCPIVSRAGTDIEAALQQIPAGKSTILVVLHHTFNPDYTVPDSSRLVTRGDVKLTVDCLFHESQGLLECHRNEAAVKEIVNIILPMNDWEIVEASEASEALEHKILEDFPKELKMEKFFAILTGNTLGSHEEINRRLTTKGLTKVTSSAESDVIIAFCPIVSRAGTDIEAALQQIPAGKPTIFVVKHHTFNPDYTVPDSSRLVTREDVKLTVDCLFHESQGLLECLHNEAAFKEIVNIILPMNDWEIVEASEASEALEHKILVQDSPKAGKPVILVVLHHTFNPDYTVPDSSRLVTREDVILTVDCLFHESQGLLECHRNEAAVKEILKKLNIHPEIAVSPVDPCIIWRLAKDWLARVTESYINHCNS; translated from the exons ATGGAGAAGTTCTTTGCCATTCTGACTGGGAATACTCTGGGGTCTCATAAGGAAATAAATCGCCGGCTCACTACAAAAGGTTTAACGAAGGTGAAGTCATCGGCGGAGAGTGATGTCATCATTGCTTTCTGTCCCATTGTCTCTCGTGCCGGGACTGATATTGAAGCAGCACTGCAGCAGATTCCTG CTGGTAAATCTACCATTTTGGTAGTACTGCATCACACCTTCAACCCAGACTACACTGTACCTGACAGCAGCAGACTAGTGACCAGAGGTGATGTAAAACTCACAGTGGACTGTCTCTTCCATGAGAGCCAGGGACTATTGGAGTGTCATCGCAATGAAGCAGCAGTCAAAGAGATTGTGAACATAATACTGCCAATG AATGACTGGGAGATTGTTGAAGCCAGTGAAGCCAGTGAAGCCCTTGAGCATAAAATCTTGGAG GATTTTCCAAAAG AGTTGAAGATGGAGAAGTTCTTTGCCATTCTGACTGGGAATACTCTGGGGTCTCATGAGGAAATAAATCGCCGGCTCACTACAAAAGGTTTAACGAAGGTGACGTCATCGGCGGAGAGTGATGTCATCATTGCTTTCTGTCCCATTGTCTCTCGTGCCGGGACTGATATTGAAGCAGCACTGCAGCAGATTCCTG CTGGTAAACCTACCATTTTTGTAGTGAAGCATCACACCTTCAACCCAGACTACACTGTACCTGACAGCAGCAGACTAGTGACCAGAGAGGATGTAAAACTCACAGTGGACTGTCTCTTCCATGAGAGCCAGGGACTATTGGAGTGTCTTCACAATGAAGCAGCATTCAAAGAGATTGTGAACATAATACTGCCAATG AATGACTGGGAGATTGTTGAAGCCAGTGAAGCCAGTGAAGCCCTTGAGCATAAAATCTTGGTG CAGGATTCTCCAAAAG CTGGTAAACCTGTCATTCTGGTAGTACTGCATCACACCTTCAACCCAGACTACACTGTACCTGACAGCAGCAGACTAGTGACCAGAGAGGATGTAATACTCACAGTGGACTGTCTCTTCCATGAGAGCCAGGGACTATTGGAGTGTCATCGCAATGAAGCAGCAGTCAAAGAGATTCTGAAGAAGCTTAATATACATCCTGAG ATTGCAGTTTCTCCCGTTGACCCTTGTATCATCTGGCG GTTGGCAAAAGATTGGTTGGCCAGAGTGACTGAGTCTTACATCAACCACTGCAACAGTTGA
- the LOC121846501 gene encoding uncharacterized protein LOC121846501 isoform X3 codes for MEKFFAILTGNTLGSHKEINRRLTTKGLTKVKSSAESDVIIAFCPIVSRAGTDIEAALQQIPAGKSTILVVLHHTFNPDYTVPDSSRLVTRGDVKLTVDCLFHESQGLLECHRNEAAVKEIVNIILPMNDWEIVEASEASEALEHKILEQDFPKELKMEKFFAILTGNTLGSHEEINRRLTTKGLTKVTSSAESDVIIAFCPIVSRAGTDIEAALQQIPAGKPTIFVVKHHTFNPDYTVPDSSRLVTREDVKLTVDCLFHESQGLLECLHNEAAFKEIVNIILPMNDWEIVEASEASEALEHKILVDSPKAGKPVILVVLHHTFNPDYTVPDSSRLVTREDVILTVDCLFHESQGLLECHRNEAAVKEILKKLNIHPEIAVSPVDPCIIWRLAKDWLARVTESYINHCNS; via the exons ATGGAGAAGTTCTTTGCCATTCTGACTGGGAATACTCTGGGGTCTCATAAGGAAATAAATCGCCGGCTCACTACAAAAGGTTTAACGAAGGTGAAGTCATCGGCGGAGAGTGATGTCATCATTGCTTTCTGTCCCATTGTCTCTCGTGCCGGGACTGATATTGAAGCAGCACTGCAGCAGATTCCTG CTGGTAAATCTACCATTTTGGTAGTACTGCATCACACCTTCAACCCAGACTACACTGTACCTGACAGCAGCAGACTAGTGACCAGAGGTGATGTAAAACTCACAGTGGACTGTCTCTTCCATGAGAGCCAGGGACTATTGGAGTGTCATCGCAATGAAGCAGCAGTCAAAGAGATTGTGAACATAATACTGCCAATG AATGACTGGGAGATTGTTGAAGCCAGTGAAGCCAGTGAAGCCCTTGAGCATAAAATCTTGGAG CAGGATTTTCCAAAAG AGTTGAAGATGGAGAAGTTCTTTGCCATTCTGACTGGGAATACTCTGGGGTCTCATGAGGAAATAAATCGCCGGCTCACTACAAAAGGTTTAACGAAGGTGACGTCATCGGCGGAGAGTGATGTCATCATTGCTTTCTGTCCCATTGTCTCTCGTGCCGGGACTGATATTGAAGCAGCACTGCAGCAGATTCCTG CTGGTAAACCTACCATTTTTGTAGTGAAGCATCACACCTTCAACCCAGACTACACTGTACCTGACAGCAGCAGACTAGTGACCAGAGAGGATGTAAAACTCACAGTGGACTGTCTCTTCCATGAGAGCCAGGGACTATTGGAGTGTCTTCACAATGAAGCAGCATTCAAAGAGATTGTGAACATAATACTGCCAATG AATGACTGGGAGATTGTTGAAGCCAGTGAAGCCAGTGAAGCCCTTGAGCATAAAATCTTGGTG GATTCTCCAAAAG CTGGTAAACCTGTCATTCTGGTAGTACTGCATCACACCTTCAACCCAGACTACACTGTACCTGACAGCAGCAGACTAGTGACCAGAGAGGATGTAATACTCACAGTGGACTGTCTCTTCCATGAGAGCCAGGGACTATTGGAGTGTCATCGCAATGAAGCAGCAGTCAAAGAGATTCTGAAGAAGCTTAATATACATCCTGAG ATTGCAGTTTCTCCCGTTGACCCTTGTATCATCTGGCG GTTGGCAAAAGATTGGTTGGCCAGAGTGACTGAGTCTTACATCAACCACTGCAACAGTTGA
- the LOC121846501 gene encoding uncharacterized protein LOC121846501 isoform X1: MEKFFAILTGNTLGSHKEINRRLTTKGLTKVKSSAESDVIIAFCPIVSRAGTDIEAALQQIPAGKSTILVVLHHTFNPDYTVPDSSRLVTRGDVKLTVDCLFHESQGLLECHRNEAAVKEIVNIILPMNDWEIVEASEASEALEHKILEQDFPKELKMEKFFAILTGNTLGSHEEINRRLTTKGLTKVTSSAESDVIIAFCPIVSRAGTDIEAALQQIPAGKPTIFVVKHHTFNPDYTVPDSSRLVTREDVKLTVDCLFHESQGLLECLHNEAAFKEIVNIILPMNDWEIVEASEASEALEHKILVQDSPKAGKPVILVVLHHTFNPDYTVPDSSRLVTREDVILTVDCLFHESQGLLECHRNEAAVKEILKKLNIHPEIAVSPVDPCIIWRLAKDWLARVTESYINHCNS, translated from the exons ATGGAGAAGTTCTTTGCCATTCTGACTGGGAATACTCTGGGGTCTCATAAGGAAATAAATCGCCGGCTCACTACAAAAGGTTTAACGAAGGTGAAGTCATCGGCGGAGAGTGATGTCATCATTGCTTTCTGTCCCATTGTCTCTCGTGCCGGGACTGATATTGAAGCAGCACTGCAGCAGATTCCTG CTGGTAAATCTACCATTTTGGTAGTACTGCATCACACCTTCAACCCAGACTACACTGTACCTGACAGCAGCAGACTAGTGACCAGAGGTGATGTAAAACTCACAGTGGACTGTCTCTTCCATGAGAGCCAGGGACTATTGGAGTGTCATCGCAATGAAGCAGCAGTCAAAGAGATTGTGAACATAATACTGCCAATG AATGACTGGGAGATTGTTGAAGCCAGTGAAGCCAGTGAAGCCCTTGAGCATAAAATCTTGGAG CAGGATTTTCCAAAAG AGTTGAAGATGGAGAAGTTCTTTGCCATTCTGACTGGGAATACTCTGGGGTCTCATGAGGAAATAAATCGCCGGCTCACTACAAAAGGTTTAACGAAGGTGACGTCATCGGCGGAGAGTGATGTCATCATTGCTTTCTGTCCCATTGTCTCTCGTGCCGGGACTGATATTGAAGCAGCACTGCAGCAGATTCCTG CTGGTAAACCTACCATTTTTGTAGTGAAGCATCACACCTTCAACCCAGACTACACTGTACCTGACAGCAGCAGACTAGTGACCAGAGAGGATGTAAAACTCACAGTGGACTGTCTCTTCCATGAGAGCCAGGGACTATTGGAGTGTCTTCACAATGAAGCAGCATTCAAAGAGATTGTGAACATAATACTGCCAATG AATGACTGGGAGATTGTTGAAGCCAGTGAAGCCAGTGAAGCCCTTGAGCATAAAATCTTGGTG CAGGATTCTCCAAAAG CTGGTAAACCTGTCATTCTGGTAGTACTGCATCACACCTTCAACCCAGACTACACTGTACCTGACAGCAGCAGACTAGTGACCAGAGAGGATGTAATACTCACAGTGGACTGTCTCTTCCATGAGAGCCAGGGACTATTGGAGTGTCATCGCAATGAAGCAGCAGTCAAAGAGATTCTGAAGAAGCTTAATATACATCCTGAG ATTGCAGTTTCTCCCGTTGACCCTTGTATCATCTGGCG GTTGGCAAAAGATTGGTTGGCCAGAGTGACTGAGTCTTACATCAACCACTGCAACAGTTGA